In Zhaonella formicivorans, one DNA window encodes the following:
- a CDS encoding trimethylamine methyltransferase family protein, whose product MEIKAVTGGSYAPLSEKDIQEIHNATIKIMENTGLEVHYDGALEIFEDGGAKVDYNKKRVYIAEGLLEKCLAAAPSQVMLCGREEKHDLLLSDKNVYLGTGGTALNVLDLDKKRRPSSLQDIADIARLVDALDNISFLVCPVYPNELPKEAVDVNRFYRSLCNTSKHVMGGVYTVEGVRNVIRIAEEIAGGADRLKERPLVSMITCVMSPLKFDENYTKLMVEAAGYGVPLATPAAPMAGATGPMTLAGTLVQLNVEALAGIVLTQLINRGTPVLYSAVPTTVDIRTGTFLFGSIEMGMMNAAAAQLARYYKIPIYATAGVSESKIPDVQAGYEKAGTALLVALAGANYIHDAAGLLESAMTASYAQYVIDNEILGIVLRAARGIEVTPQTLATEVIAEVGPGGEYLTHAHTYRHMRSETFLAKVANRQNFTNWVQEGAINGWEKANRIAAEILQSHRPLPIPADVHSRVQAMIPGLYESKSEKFDIS is encoded by the coding sequence ATGGAAATCAAAGCCGTCACAGGGGGCAGTTATGCACCCCTTTCTGAAAAAGATATTCAAGAAATTCACAATGCAACCATCAAAATTATGGAGAATACGGGCCTTGAGGTTCATTATGACGGGGCGTTGGAGATTTTTGAGGACGGGGGTGCAAAGGTAGATTACAACAAGAAAAGGGTATATATTGCTGAGGGGCTGCTGGAAAAATGTCTGGCGGCGGCACCATCACAAGTCATGCTTTGTGGAAGGGAAGAAAAACATGACCTGCTTTTAAGTGATAAGAATGTGTATTTGGGTACCGGTGGAACTGCCCTTAATGTGCTGGATTTGGACAAAAAGCGTCGTCCTTCATCTCTGCAAGATATTGCCGACATTGCCCGTCTGGTAGATGCCCTGGATAATATCAGTTTTTTAGTCTGCCCTGTTTATCCCAATGAGTTGCCCAAGGAAGCGGTCGATGTTAACCGTTTTTACCGAAGCCTGTGCAATACCTCAAAACATGTAATGGGCGGGGTTTACACTGTTGAAGGGGTGCGCAATGTAATCAGGATAGCCGAAGAAATTGCCGGCGGAGCTGACAGATTGAAAGAGAGACCTTTGGTGTCGATGATTACTTGCGTTATGAGCCCGCTTAAATTCGATGAAAATTATACCAAATTAATGGTTGAGGCGGCTGGCTACGGGGTTCCCCTGGCTACTCCGGCAGCTCCCATGGCAGGAGCCACCGGACCTATGACGTTAGCCGGCACTTTGGTGCAGCTAAATGTAGAAGCACTGGCAGGAATCGTGCTTACCCAATTGATTAACCGGGGCACGCCTGTGTTATACAGTGCTGTTCCGACAACGGTGGATATTCGTACTGGAACATTTCTCTTTGGGAGTATCGAAATGGGAATGATGAATGCGGCTGCCGCACAACTGGCCCGTTACTATAAAATTCCTATTTATGCTACCGCAGGCGTATCTGAATCTAAAATACCCGATGTGCAGGCGGGCTATGAAAAAGCCGGCACCGCCCTCCTGGTTGCCCTGGCAGGGGCAAATTATATCCACGATGCGGCAGGTCTTTTGGAGAGCGCCATGACAGCCAGCTATGCCCAGTATGTTATAGACAACGAAATATTAGGCATCGTACTTAGAGCTGCCAGGGGAATCGAAGTCACTCCGCAGACTTTGGCAACGGAAGTCATTGCTGAGGTGGGCCCCGGGGGCGAGTACCTAACCCATGCGCATACCTACCGGCACATGAGAAGCGAGACCTTTTTAGCTAAAGTTGCCAACAGGCAAAACTTTACCAACTGGGTTCAGGAAGGTGCAATTAACGGCTGGGAGAAGGCCAATCGCATTGCTGCGGAGATTTTACAATCCCACCGCCCCCTACCAATACCTGCAGACGTACATTCTAGGGTCCAAGCAATGATTCCCGGTTTGTATGAATCTAAGTCAGAGAAGTTTGATATTTCATAA
- a CDS encoding glutamine amidotransferase-related protein, with translation MLLVINNYVTNIESGRREMEVIGNVCRGLAGIDFEVMHFSKLHGGLLREKPEIEAVISGGYYDSYDSFDLDIFSGKHDFLKSLTVPFLGICGGMQHLVLAFGGSVRRVYYGNEEKGYCKVYFSKSNMLFNGLDNEFYVWQNHYCEIAELPEEFEILSSSKKCRVQAVQLKGKSVFGVQFHPEKFTREHQAGRRVLQNFLSLV, from the coding sequence TTGTTACTTGTTATTAATAATTATGTTACCAATATAGAATCAGGCCGACGGGAGATGGAGGTCATTGGCAATGTATGCAGGGGTTTGGCCGGTATAGATTTCGAAGTGATGCATTTCAGTAAGCTGCATGGCGGTCTCCTTAGGGAAAAGCCGGAAATTGAGGCGGTCATCTCCGGCGGTTATTATGACTCTTATGATTCTTTTGATTTAGACATTTTTAGCGGTAAGCATGATTTCCTCAAGTCCCTTACCGTACCTTTTTTGGGCATTTGCGGAGGGATGCAGCACCTGGTTTTGGCCTTTGGAGGCTCTGTAAGAAGAGTCTATTATGGCAATGAGGAAAAGGGTTACTGTAAAGTATATTTTTCTAAATCCAACATGCTGTTCAATGGTTTGGACAATGAATTTTATGTTTGGCAAAATCATTATTGCGAAATAGCAGAACTGCCGGAGGAATTCGAAATATTATCCTCAAGCAAGAAGTGCCGCGTTCAGGCAGTGCAGCTTAAAGGTAAATCCGTGTTTGGGGTTCAGTTCCATCCGGAAAAGTTTACAAGGGAACACCAGGCCGGTAGAAGAGTATTACAAAATTTTCTGAGCTTGGTGTAG
- a CDS encoding trimethylamine methyltransferase family protein produces MYQTFDGGQLRLFKETEVKSIHETTMEILEEVGLKVKSESARQLFREKGAIVEAEIVKIPRGMVEEAVHTAPSQVILYGREEKYDLVLEKTCTYLGTGGTVLYALDLETGEKRKTNTHDVRDIARLVDALENVSFYVINTYPTDVPDEAADINRFYWAVTNTAKHVMGGMYTMKGLKDAIAMAEEIAGGAEQLKERPFVSFITLMVSPLVMDGLYTDFMMEVARKGLPLAIPSEPLAGATSPVTLAGTIALNNAESLAGITLAQLINPGTPVLYGSTSSIMDMSQGFYVAGAIESALINAGLAQMAQYYELPMYGTGGMSDSKINDSQAGYESALTAMTVALSGCNYIHDAVGLLEMCQVFSYEKMVIDNEILGNIFRVMRGVEVNEDTLAYDRLKEIGPGGHFLADPHTVQHVRKEFFFPKVSDRRTRLAWQDAGSPDTAARAHKIVKELLKEHKPTPVAPALKAEIRRTYPEIKGEELY; encoded by the coding sequence ATGTATCAAACCTTTGACGGCGGACAGCTCCGTTTATTTAAAGAAACGGAGGTCAAGTCCATTCATGAAACAACCATGGAAATACTGGAAGAAGTGGGATTGAAAGTTAAGAGTGAATCGGCCAGGCAGCTTTTCAGGGAAAAAGGTGCAATTGTGGAGGCTGAAATAGTCAAAATTCCGCGTGGTATGGTAGAAGAAGCTGTCCATACAGCTCCTTCGCAAGTTATTCTCTACGGCCGGGAAGAAAAATATGATTTGGTCCTGGAAAAGACCTGTACTTATCTGGGGACGGGCGGCACCGTTTTATATGCCCTTGACCTGGAAACAGGGGAAAAAAGAAAAACTAATACCCATGATGTCAGGGATATTGCCAGGTTGGTAGATGCCTTGGAAAACGTGTCGTTTTACGTTATTAACACCTATCCGACCGATGTGCCTGATGAAGCTGCTGATATAAACCGTTTTTACTGGGCTGTTACCAATACTGCAAAACATGTTATGGGTGGCATGTATACAATGAAGGGACTCAAGGATGCCATTGCCATGGCTGAGGAAATTGCCGGCGGGGCAGAACAGCTGAAAGAGCGGCCTTTTGTGTCATTTATTACTCTTATGGTCAGTCCCCTGGTGATGGACGGGCTGTACACCGATTTCATGATGGAGGTTGCTCGGAAAGGTTTACCCCTCGCTATTCCTTCCGAACCGTTGGCCGGAGCAACATCCCCTGTCACCCTTGCGGGCACCATAGCTTTAAACAACGCGGAATCACTGGCCGGAATCACTTTGGCCCAGCTTATTAACCCCGGTACTCCGGTTCTGTACGGATCTACCTCAAGCATTATGGATATGAGTCAAGGGTTTTATGTAGCCGGTGCTATTGAATCCGCTCTGATTAATGCCGGATTGGCGCAAATGGCCCAGTACTATGAGCTGCCTATGTACGGTACCGGAGGGATGTCAGATTCTAAAATTAATGACTCTCAAGCAGGCTATGAAAGTGCGTTAACTGCCATGACTGTTGCCCTATCCGGCTGTAACTACATTCATGATGCTGTGGGCCTGTTGGAGATGTGCCAAGTATTTTCCTATGAAAAAATGGTCATCGACAATGAAATTTTAGGAAATATATTCCGGGTTATGCGCGGTGTAGAGGTCAATGAGGATACCTTGGCCTATGACCGTTTAAAAGAAATTGGACCGGGTGGGCATTTTCTGGCCGACCCCCATACTGTACAGCATGTGCGGAAAGAATTTTTCTTCCCCAAAGTTTCTGACAGGAGGACCCGACTGGCATGGCAGGATGCCGGTTCACCTGACACCGCGGCAAGAGCACACAAAATAGTTAAGGAACTTTTAAAGGAACATAAACCGACTCCTGTGGCTCCTGCCCTGAAAGCCGAAATACGCCGCACTTATCCTGAAATTAAGGGGGAAGAACTTTATTAA
- a CDS encoding glycine betaine ABC transporter substrate-binding protein, which translates to MNKFWVKIIVLLLSITLLAGCASSGTKTGDTAGDKSAVKPKVIVGAKNFTEQLILGNMVGLLLQDAGYPVELKLRLGGTGLVHESLVNGDINVYVEYTGTGLTALLKEAPMTDPQAVYDKVKAAYKEKWNLEWLEPWGFNNTYTITMRRADAEKLGIEKISDLKEKATNMVIGATQEFIPRADGLEGLQQKYGFRFKEAKGMDSGLMYQALKEGKVDAISGFATDGRIPAFDFVNLVDDLAYFPPYFAAPVVRGDLLEKDPGIADTLNKLAGKLDDNTMAKLNYQVDGDKKDPAEVAKQFLKEQGFIK; encoded by the coding sequence ATGAATAAGTTTTGGGTAAAAATTATTGTTTTACTATTAAGCATTACTTTGTTAGCCGGTTGCGCCAGTTCCGGAACAAAAACCGGTGATACTGCTGGCGACAAATCGGCAGTGAAACCAAAAGTTATTGTTGGGGCCAAGAACTTTACGGAGCAGCTTATTCTGGGCAATATGGTTGGTTTATTGTTACAAGATGCCGGCTATCCTGTGGAACTTAAACTCCGTTTGGGGGGTACCGGGTTGGTCCACGAATCACTAGTGAACGGCGACATCAACGTTTATGTGGAATACACAGGTACTGGTTTGACTGCTTTGTTAAAAGAGGCTCCGATGACCGATCCCCAGGCAGTTTACGACAAAGTAAAGGCAGCTTACAAGGAAAAATGGAACCTGGAATGGCTTGAACCATGGGGATTTAATAACACCTACACCATCACCATGCGCAGGGCTGACGCAGAAAAGCTGGGGATTGAAAAGATTTCGGACCTGAAAGAAAAAGCGACTAATATGGTTATTGGCGCTACACAGGAGTTTATTCCCAGGGCTGATGGGCTGGAAGGGTTGCAGCAAAAATACGGCTTTAGATTTAAGGAAGCCAAGGGAATGGACTCGGGCCTTATGTACCAGGCATTAAAAGAAGGTAAAGTGGATGCCATTTCCGGTTTCGCAACCGATGGACGGATTCCCGCTTTTGATTTTGTAAACCTGGTTGACGATTTGGCTTACTTTCCACCCTATTTTGCAGCGCCGGTTGTCCGCGGTGACCTGCTGGAGAAGGACCCTGGAATTGCTGACACGCTTAACAAATTGGCAGGAAAGCTTGATGATAATACCATGGCCAAACTTAATTATCAGGTTGACGGCGATAAAAAAGACCCAGCGGAAGTGGCGAAGCAGTTCCTAAAGGAACAAGGGTTTATTAAGTAA
- the glmS gene encoding methylaspartate mutase subunit S: MQEHKTVVLGVIGADVHAVGNRILDYALTQAGFKVVNIGVLAKQEEFINAAIETAADAIWVSSLYGHGEIDCRGLREKCQEAGIGRIIIYVGGNLVVGKQDWEKVKETFLAMGFDRVYPPGTLPEEAIADLRRDLGLS, from the coding sequence TTGCAAGAGCATAAAACCGTAGTTTTAGGGGTGATTGGTGCTGACGTCCATGCCGTCGGCAACCGCATCCTGGATTACGCTTTAACACAGGCAGGTTTTAAAGTGGTAAACATCGGTGTCCTAGCCAAACAGGAGGAATTCATTAATGCAGCCATTGAAACTGCTGCTGATGCCATTTGGGTGTCCTCACTATATGGTCACGGGGAAATAGACTGCCGGGGCTTAAGGGAAAAATGCCAGGAAGCAGGCATCGGCCGGATTATTATCTATGTTGGTGGCAACCTGGTGGTGGGTAAACAAGACTGGGAAAAAGTTAAAGAGACCTTTCTGGCAATGGGATTTGACAGGGTTTACCCGCCTGGCACCTTGCCGGAAGAGGCTATTGCTGATCTGCGCCGGGACTTGGGGTTAAGCTGA
- the glmL gene encoding methylaspartate mutase accessory protein GlmL — MELALLVDFGSTYTKVTVADLEAEEIKATSLAPTSVDTNIMLGLEKALANVRAVLGCDPPFKHKVACSSAAGGLKMVAVGLVKDLTVEAAKRAALGAGARVLDVFAHQLTMEEIKRINFLNPDIILLAGGTDGGNKEVLLHNAGMLCHLIKRIPVVVAGNKVVAAQAAAVLNEHGFETAVVANVMPELNKLNIEPARRKIREIFLQKIIEAKGLKQAEAFIDGILMPTPAAVLNAAHLLSKGAAGESGWGDLLVIDPGGATTDVHSIGEGAPSKSGITWKGLPEPEAKRTVEGDLGMRYSAKGLLEMGRERLKHLEADRLSALEAYVESLSSCPGYLAKNLTEAQFETILGELAVEVAVERHAGFLEVVYTPFGSSYLQYGKDLTEFKHVIGTGGVLVHHFHPAEVLKKALFNPATPQILKPHSPELWLDKRYIMAAMGLLAEIDAVKALRIMKKYMVYLGRYNFGTEK, encoded by the coding sequence ATGGAGTTGGCTTTGCTGGTTGATTTTGGCAGCACGTATACCAAAGTTACGGTGGCTGACCTGGAGGCGGAGGAAATCAAGGCAACAAGCCTAGCTCCTACTTCCGTTGACACCAACATCATGCTGGGCCTGGAAAAAGCTCTAGCTAACGTCCGGGCAGTGCTTGGTTGTGACCCTCCTTTTAAGCATAAAGTTGCCTGCAGCAGTGCTGCCGGCGGGTTAAAAATGGTGGCTGTCGGGCTGGTCAAGGACCTGACTGTTGAGGCCGCCAAACGGGCAGCCCTTGGAGCAGGAGCCCGTGTCTTGGATGTCTTTGCCCACCAGCTCACTATGGAAGAAATTAAGCGGATAAATTTCCTTAACCCCGACATCATTTTGCTGGCCGGGGGTACTGACGGCGGTAACAAAGAGGTGTTGCTTCACAATGCCGGAATGCTCTGCCATTTGATTAAAAGAATACCGGTGGTGGTAGCCGGCAATAAGGTGGTGGCAGCGCAAGCAGCGGCTGTGTTAAACGAGCATGGTTTTGAAACAGCGGTAGTTGCTAATGTCATGCCCGAATTAAATAAGCTCAATATTGAACCGGCCCGGCGGAAAATCAGGGAAATATTTCTGCAGAAAATTATAGAAGCCAAGGGTTTAAAACAAGCGGAGGCTTTTATTGACGGCATACTTATGCCAACGCCGGCCGCGGTTTTAAATGCTGCACATTTACTGTCCAAAGGTGCTGCCGGCGAGTCAGGCTGGGGCGATTTGCTTGTAATTGATCCGGGCGGCGCCACTACCGACGTCCATTCCATTGGGGAAGGCGCCCCAAGTAAAAGCGGAATTACCTGGAAGGGACTGCCTGAGCCGGAAGCGAAACGCACCGTTGAAGGTGATCTGGGGATGCGTTACAGCGCCAAAGGCCTTTTAGAAATGGGACGGGAGCGTCTTAAACACTTGGAAGCAGACCGGTTAAGCGCTTTGGAAGCGTATGTTGAGAGCCTCAGCTCTTGTCCTGGATACCTGGCAAAAAATTTAACCGAAGCCCAATTTGAGACCATCTTAGGCGAACTGGCAGTTGAGGTTGCAGTGGAACGTCATGCCGGTTTCCTGGAGGTTGTTTATACTCCTTTTGGCTCCAGTTACCTGCAGTACGGCAAAGATTTAACGGAGTTTAAACATGTGATCGGCACTGGCGGAGTTTTGGTGCACCATTTCCACCCTGCGGAGGTGCTGAAAAAAGCCCTTTTTAACCCGGCAACCCCGCAGATCTTGAAACCACATTCTCCTGAACTTTGGCTGGATAAGCGTTACATCATGGCTGCTATGGGACTGTTGGCTGAAATAGATGCCGTGAAGGCACTTCGCATCATGAAAAAATATATGGTATACCTGGGGAGGTATAATTTTGGAACTGAAAAATAG
- a CDS encoding ABC transporter permease has translation MIKYILTHQTEFLVMVRQHLDLTILALVLAMAVAIPLAILATRVVLLEGAVMTIGNIGQTIPSLVILGLGIPLVGIGFAPALLALFLRAVLPILINTFVGIKGVDHFVIEAARGMGMTENQILWKVQIPLTVPVMLAGVRTAAVQAVSLATLAAFAGGGTLGDLIQQGIMMVDKDLLLAGAVPTAILALLVDLLMGIVQTIATPKGLKIAE, from the coding sequence ATGATAAAATATATTTTGACTCATCAAACTGAGTTTTTGGTTATGGTACGGCAGCATTTGGATTTGACAATACTGGCATTGGTTTTAGCTATGGCAGTGGCAATCCCTCTGGCAATCCTGGCAACGCGGGTTGTTTTGCTTGAGGGGGCCGTTATGACTATTGGCAATATAGGTCAAACCATACCTAGTTTGGTTATCTTAGGTCTTGGTATTCCACTGGTAGGCATTGGGTTTGCCCCTGCTCTCTTAGCTCTGTTTCTGCGGGCAGTCCTGCCTATCCTTATAAATACTTTTGTTGGCATAAAGGGAGTAGATCATTTTGTTATTGAGGCGGCGAGGGGCATGGGAATGACGGAAAACCAAATTCTTTGGAAAGTGCAAATTCCATTAACTGTTCCCGTAATGCTGGCTGGGGTCAGGACAGCAGCAGTCCAGGCAGTTTCTTTAGCCACCTTGGCCGCTTTTGCCGGTGGAGGCACTCTTGGTGACCTTATTCAGCAGGGAATTATGATGGTAGATAAAGACCTGTTGTTGGCCGGCGCTGTCCCAACTGCTATCCTGGCGCTGCTGGTTGATTTGCTAATGGGCATTGTTCAAACCATAGCTACGCCGAAGGGATTGAAAATAGCTGAGTAA
- a CDS encoding ABC transporter permease translates to MRYILQNPGNVLSLTLAHIEISAVAVLASVLIGVPIGIILTRVKFLKGFVIGVAGVLYTIPSLALFAFLIPFFGLGFKPTIIALILYSQLAIIRNTASGIESIEPNIIEAATGMGMNRRELLFLVQLPLGLPVIMAGVRMITVMSIGIATIAAYIGAGGLGDLIFQGMFTVDADLIVAGAIPICLLALLSDYLLIKLQHKMEQWKHDFNLSSENLAAKGGKL, encoded by the coding sequence ATGCGCTATATACTGCAAAACCCAGGAAATGTACTTAGCCTAACACTGGCTCATATTGAAATTTCTGCAGTTGCAGTATTGGCTTCTGTATTAATCGGGGTACCCATAGGGATTATACTTACGCGGGTAAAGTTTTTGAAAGGATTTGTTATAGGCGTTGCGGGTGTATTATATACTATCCCTAGCCTTGCTCTGTTTGCTTTTTTAATTCCTTTTTTTGGGCTGGGGTTTAAACCCACCATAATTGCGCTAATCCTTTATTCTCAACTAGCGATTATACGTAATACAGCTTCGGGGATTGAATCAATTGAACCAAACATTATTGAAGCGGCTACAGGTATGGGGATGAATCGCCGGGAACTGTTGTTCCTAGTCCAGCTCCCGCTTGGTTTGCCGGTAATTATGGCAGGGGTAAGGATGATTACGGTCATGTCCATTGGCATTGCCACTATTGCAGCTTATATTGGCGCAGGAGGATTGGGGGATTTAATTTTCCAGGGAATGTTTACCGTAGATGCAGATTTGATTGTAGCTGGAGCTATACCTATTTGCCTCCTGGCGTTGCTGTCAGATTACCTGCTAATTAAGTTGCAGCATAAAATGGAACAATGGAAACACGATTTTAACTTAAGCTCAGAAAACCTGGCCGCCAAAGGGGGGAAGCTATGA
- a CDS encoding CBS domain-containing protein translates to MKFADRIVIMNKGKIVQCDTPQAILRNPANDFVRDFVGTDHTLKQLSLIRIKDVMITEISTLKPTDNIEHAQKLFAMGYRSIVVVDEAGKVKGYVNKEEVGRVSAGQKVSEILTAPISTISYDKSLKEALNTMLRNDAGCLAVVNEHANLVGIITSNCLYKIVGEPYLDPGRVDRAL, encoded by the coding sequence TTGAAATTTGCGGACAGAATCGTGATTATGAATAAAGGGAAAATAGTGCAATGTGATACCCCTCAGGCAATTTTGCGTAATCCGGCCAATGATTTTGTGCGGGATTTTGTTGGAACGGATCATACATTAAAGCAATTAAGCCTTATCAGGATTAAAGATGTGATGATTACGGAAATAAGTACCCTTAAACCAACTGATAATATCGAACATGCACAAAAATTGTTTGCCATGGGCTATCGCAGTATCGTGGTGGTAGATGAAGCCGGGAAGGTTAAAGGGTATGTAAATAAAGAAGAAGTAGGGCGGGTTTCCGCGGGACAGAAGGTTTCAGAGATACTTACCGCTCCAATCAGCACCATTTCTTATGATAAATCTTTGAAGGAAGCCTTAAATACAATGCTTAGAAACGATGCCGGATGCTTAGCTGTGGTCAATGAACATGCTAATCTGGTGGGTATAATTACTTCTAATTGTTTATATAAGATCGTAGGTGAGCCCTATCTGGATCCAGGCAGAGTCGATAGAGCCCTTTAG
- a CDS encoding MmgE/PrpD family protein, whose amino-acid sequence MPATITAQARTNLWKEKKAVDGNNRRIARFIRATSWDDLPPLVQQQAKLCTLDLLGAIIAGSQTKVAKIIAKISRSYWHGDEATVLMAGTRSSLPGAILANAFTANALDIDDGYRRVKGHPGAVVLPAVLAAAESSGVSGKEFLAALVIAYEVAIRAGLAWHEYHPEYHGTGSWGALGACAGVAKILGLQEGEIMHALGVAEYHAPMVEMMRCIDYPAMTKDGIGWGSMSGAVAALMTKEGFTGIPSIFSRKEFQGLVDSLGNQFEILGLYFKPYACCRWAQPAVTGALQLRDKYGIHYQDIQEVVIHTFREASRLQLQIPHNTEEAQYNITYPVAAALVDGEVGPRQVLDENLNNESILYTAEKVKVIWDKAYDHEFPGKCQCELTIKLKDGRKVSSGVVTALGDPDTPLGVEGLEKKFRWLARHILNSCQVEHIIETVWQLDKVSDVRSLTGLLYKPFNGA is encoded by the coding sequence ATGCCGGCAACAATTACGGCTCAGGCAAGAACAAACTTATGGAAGGAGAAAAAAGCTGTGGATGGAAATAACCGGCGCATTGCCCGGTTTATCCGGGCGACTTCGTGGGACGATTTACCACCGTTAGTTCAGCAGCAGGCCAAGCTTTGTACCCTGGATTTATTGGGAGCTATTATTGCCGGCAGTCAAACCAAGGTTGCCAAAATCATAGCAAAGATTAGCCGTTCCTACTGGCACGGAGATGAAGCTACTGTTCTGATGGCTGGAACCAGATCCAGCCTGCCGGGGGCAATCTTAGCTAATGCATTTACAGCTAATGCGCTGGATATTGATGACGGGTACCGGCGAGTGAAAGGACACCCCGGAGCTGTGGTGCTACCGGCAGTCCTTGCGGCCGCTGAGAGCAGCGGAGTTTCCGGTAAAGAATTTTTAGCCGCCCTGGTTATAGCTTATGAAGTTGCGATCCGGGCAGGGCTGGCTTGGCATGAGTATCACCCCGAATATCATGGTACAGGTTCCTGGGGGGCATTAGGAGCCTGTGCCGGAGTGGCTAAAATCCTGGGGCTGCAGGAAGGGGAAATTATGCACGCCCTGGGAGTGGCCGAATATCATGCACCTATGGTGGAGATGATGCGGTGTATAGATTATCCGGCCATGACCAAAGATGGTATTGGCTGGGGATCTATGTCAGGTGCTGTGGCAGCTTTAATGACTAAAGAAGGGTTTACCGGCATTCCCAGCATTTTCAGCAGGAAAGAGTTTCAAGGATTGGTGGATAGTCTTGGCAACCAGTTTGAAATTCTAGGGCTATATTTTAAACCCTATGCATGCTGTCGATGGGCACAGCCTGCCGTAACCGGGGCATTGCAACTTCGAGATAAATACGGCATACACTACCAAGATATTCAGGAAGTAGTAATACATACATTTAGGGAAGCTTCCCGATTACAGTTGCAGATACCACATAACACCGAAGAAGCTCAGTACAACATAACTTACCCTGTAGCCGCCGCCTTGGTAGACGGGGAAGTAGGACCGCGGCAGGTGCTGGATGAAAACCTGAATAATGAATCTATTTTGTATACGGCTGAGAAAGTGAAAGTAATTTGGGACAAGGCGTATGACCACGAATTTCCCGGCAAGTGCCAATGCGAGCTTACCATCAAACTGAAGGACGGACGAAAGGTAAGTTCGGGAGTGGTTACAGCCTTAGGTGATCCCGATACACCACTAGGGGTTGAGGGTTTAGAAAAGAAATTCCGCTGGCTAGCCAGGCATATTCTGAATTCATGCCAGGTGGAGCATATCATTGAAACGGTTTGGCAGTTGGACAAAGTTTCCGACGTTCGCTCTTTAACAGGGCTTCTTTATAAACCATTTAACGGAGCTTAA